One Glycine max cultivar Williams 82 chromosome 6, Glycine_max_v4.0, whole genome shotgun sequence DNA segment encodes these proteins:
- the LOC100790096 gene encoding pentatricopeptide repeat-containing protein At1g77360, mitochondrial — protein MIKLCSHRSKIFSKWVVFTKMHSASEAMIQDVGEASERVCKVMMTCPTLGLDTALNQTGVRVSPDLVENVLKRFENAGMPAFRFFEWAEKQRGYSHSIRAYHLMIESLAKIRQYQIVWDLVSAMRKKGMLNVETFCIMMRKYARANKVDEAVYTFNVMDKYDVVPNLAAFNGLLSALCKSNNVRKAQEIFDAMKGQFVPDEKSYSILLEGWGKAPNLPRAREVFREMVEAGCDPDVVTYGIMVDVLCKAGRVDEAVEVVKEMDVGNCRPTSFIYSVLVHTYGVEHRIEDAIDTFLEMAKKGIKADVVAYNALIGAFCKVNKFKNVHRVLKEMESNGVAPNSRTCNVIISSMIGQGQTDRAFRVFCRMIKLCEPDADTYTMMIKMFCEKNELEMALKIWKYMKSKQFVPSMHTFSALIKGLCEKDNAAKACVVMEEMIEKGIRPSRITFGRLRQLLIKEGREDVLKFLHEKMNLLVKEPLYD, from the coding sequence ATGATTAAGCTCTGTTCCCATAGaagtaaaatattttccaaatggGTGGTGTTTACGAAAATGCACAGCGCAAGCGAGGCGATGATTCAGGATGTTGGAGAAGCAAGTGAAAGAGTGTGCAAGGTTATGATGACGTGTCCTACCCTCGGACTTGACACTGCTCTTAATCAAACCGGTGTTAGAGTTTCCCCTGATTTAGTTGAGAACGTTCTCAAGAGGTTCGAGAATGCGGGCATGCCAGCATTTCGGTTCTTTGAGTGGGCAGAGAAGCAGAGAGGTTACTCACATAGCATTAGGGCATACCACTTGATGATTGAATCTTTGGCCAAGATTAGACAGTACCAGATCGTGTGGGACCTTGTTAGTGCAATGAGGAAAAAGGGTATGCTAAATGTTGAAACTTTTTGCATCATGATGAGAAAGTATGCTAGGGCTAACAAGGTTGATGAGGCTGTTTACACCTTTAATGTTATGGATAAGTATGACGTGGTTCCGAATCTTGCTGCATTTAATGGTTTGCTGAGTGCTTTGTGCAAGTCCAACAATGTAAGGAAGGCTCAGGAGATTTTTGATGCTATGAAGGGTCAGTTTGTGCCGGACGAAAAAAGTTACAGCATTTTGCTTGAGGGGTGGGGAAAGGCTCCCAATCTTCCCCGGGCTAGGGAGGTTTTTAGAGAGATGGTTGAGGCGGGGTGCGACCCTGATGTCGTTACTTATGGTATCATGGTTGATGTTCTTTGCAAAGCGGGGAGGGTTGATGAAGCTGTTGAGGTTGTGAAGGAAATGGATGTGGGCAATTGCAGGCCAACGTCGTTCATTTATAGTGTCTTGGTTCATACTTATGGAGTGGAGCACCGGATTGAAGATGCTATTGATACGTTCCTTGAGATGGCGAAGAAGGGAATCAAGGCTGATGTTGTGGCATATAATGCCTTGATTGGTGCATTTTGTAAagtaaataagtttaaaaatgtGCATAGGGTCTTGAAGGAGATGGAGAGCAATGGTGTCGCTCCTAATTCAAGGACCTGCAATGTTATTATAAGCAGTATGATTGGCCAAGGACAGACTGATAGAGCTTTCCGAGTCTTCTGCCGGATGATCAAGTTGTGTGAACCGGATGCTGACACATATACAATGATGATTAAAATGTTCTGTGAGAAAAATGAACTGGAGATGGCTCTGAAAATATGGAAGTATATGAAATCAAAACAGTTTGTTCCAAGCATGCACACCTTTTCTGCCCTTATCAAGGGGTTGTGTGAAAAGGACAATGCTGCAAAGGCTTGTGTTGTGATGGAAGAGATGATAGAGAAGGGAATTCGACCATCACGTATTACATTTGGGAGGTTAAGACAGTTGCTTATAAAGGAAGGGAGAGAGGATGTGCTCAAATTTCTTCACGAGAAAATGAATCTTCTCGTCAAGGAGCCTTTATATGATTAA